A single region of the Pseudomonas mandelii genome encodes:
- a CDS encoding alpha/beta fold hydrolase, whose amino-acid sequence MSPQQFLQLGPLRLEYRQIPAADPSRPTLVLLHEGLGSADQWKDFPQRLAQASGYGVVTYSRQGYGQSSPVTLPRPLNYLSSDGPRELRQLLDALQLPQVVLLGHSDGASIVLAYAATNDPRVLGSIALAPHVIVEVESLDGIRHTTEAWHQGELRERLARHHGTNVDGAFHGWSDSWLHPDFSLDDLEAQLACIERPLLVIQGRDDHYATPEQLVVIQRQVAGPCRCVLLDNCRHFPQTEAPERTLQLIGEFLEHLPAVI is encoded by the coding sequence ATGTCGCCACAACAATTTCTGCAACTTGGGCCGCTGCGCCTGGAATATCGCCAAATTCCTGCGGCTGACCCATCGCGACCGACGCTTGTGCTGTTGCACGAAGGCCTCGGCAGCGCCGATCAATGGAAAGACTTCCCCCAGCGCCTAGCCCAGGCCAGCGGTTACGGTGTAGTCACTTACAGCCGTCAGGGTTATGGGCAATCGAGCCCGGTAACCCTGCCGCGTCCGCTGAACTACCTGAGCAGCGACGGCCCTCGGGAACTGCGGCAATTGCTTGATGCCTTGCAACTGCCGCAAGTGGTCTTGCTCGGTCACAGTGACGGCGCATCCATCGTCCTTGCCTATGCCGCCACCAACGATCCACGCGTGTTGGGCAGCATCGCACTGGCGCCTCACGTGATTGTCGAGGTCGAGAGCCTCGATGGCATTCGCCATACCACCGAGGCCTGGCATCAGGGCGAATTGCGCGAGCGCCTGGCACGCCATCATGGGACCAATGTCGACGGCGCTTTCCACGGCTGGAGCGACAGCTGGCTACACCCCGACTTTTCCCTGGACGATCTCGAAGCGCAGTTGGCTTGTATCGAAAGGCCGCTGCTGGTCATTCAGGGTCGCGACGACCACTACGCCACGCCCGAGCAACTGGTGGTCATCCAGCGACAGGTCGCTGGACCGTGCCGCTGTGTGCTGCTGGATAACTGTCGGCACTTTCCCCAGACCGAAGCGCCCGAGCGGACTTTGCAGCTGATCGGCGAATTCCTGGAGCACCTCCCCGCCGTTATTTGA
- a CDS encoding helix-turn-helix transcriptional regulator, with protein sequence MSIAQRVFHGRFGRVALLNMDRSLVTHTHSECHVLVKVSGEDTYFNVNGRRVPLSDRTAVLVNAWEPHFYDPQPDAGATLILALYIEPAWLATAQQSLALSGRPDFFAQSCIELSSRNRTLADILVAEAHGCGIVPKERMEFMLFDFLIELIEDFSSWRHLSLLGAPNSGEFRDARVRRGTAWLLEHLDDPTPIDNAARACGLSRAHFFALFKKDTGMTPTLLLNDARMRRAFTWLERERSGTLGLLSENLGFSEQGHFTRFFRQHIGASPSQYRRVVDCYATV encoded by the coding sequence ATGTCGATTGCTCAACGGGTTTTCCACGGCAGGTTTGGCCGGGTCGCCTTGCTGAACATGGATCGTTCGCTGGTCACCCATACCCATTCCGAATGCCATGTGCTGGTCAAAGTGTCCGGCGAGGACACTTACTTCAACGTTAACGGTCGGCGGGTTCCGCTCAGCGATCGCACGGCGGTGCTGGTCAACGCCTGGGAGCCGCATTTCTACGATCCGCAGCCGGATGCCGGCGCCACCCTGATCCTGGCGCTCTACATCGAGCCCGCCTGGCTGGCCACTGCCCAGCAGTCGCTGGCGCTCAGCGGTCGGCCGGACTTTTTTGCCCAGTCGTGCATCGAGCTGTCGAGTCGTAATCGCACCTTGGCCGACATCCTGGTCGCCGAAGCGCATGGCTGCGGGATCGTGCCGAAAGAGCGCATGGAATTCATGCTGTTCGACTTCCTGATCGAGCTGATCGAGGACTTTTCCAGCTGGCGGCATTTGTCGCTACTGGGTGCGCCGAACTCAGGTGAGTTCCGGGACGCGCGCGTGCGCCGTGGCACCGCCTGGTTGCTTGAGCACCTCGATGATCCGACCCCGATCGACAACGCCGCGCGGGCTTGTGGACTGTCTCGGGCGCACTTCTTTGCGCTGTTCAAGAAAGATACCGGCATGACCCCGACCTTGCTGCTGAACGACGCGCGCATGCGCCGGGCTTTTACCTGGCTGGAGCGTGAGCGCAGTGGAACGTTGGGCCTGTTGTCGGAGAACCTCGGGTTCTCCGAGCAAGGTCATTTCACACGGTTTTTCCGCCAGCACATCGGAGCTTCTCCCAGCCAGTATCGGCGTGTAGTGGATTGTTATGCGACGGTTTAA
- a CDS encoding ISL3-like element IS1411 family transposase: MNNLTFSSPDLSSFCQLNNLGLTATGQHLCAERAVIECRLTKAPEPCPKCGAAGVSRGTVDRHLAHTPYGQRPTRLLLRIRRWRCACGCFWHEDTNSAAPPRSKLSYGAIRWALAAIVLDHLSVSRVASQLDVAWHTANNAIINEGRRLLFNDSTRFDGVTVLGVDEHVWRHTRCGDKYVTIVVDLTPVRNKNGPARLLDVLEGRSKQAFKQWLQSRPKSWRDQIESIAMDGFTGFKSAAQEALPQAQTVLDPFHVVRWASNMLDECRRRVQHDILGRRGRKNDPLYKSRRTLLTRISYLSDANKKQLFQLFADEHHLEVDCTWSMYQRVVSAYNEPDRKRGKKLMEEVINIITASDLPKALIEVKGLGETLKKYAESILAYFDRPGTSNGPTEAINGRLEHLRGTALGFRNLTNYIARCLLKSGGFRNQLHP, translated from the coding sequence GTGAACAATCTTACCTTTTCTAGCCCTGATCTTTCCAGCTTTTGCCAACTGAATAACCTCGGCCTGACTGCCACTGGACAACATCTTTGTGCAGAGCGCGCCGTCATCGAATGTCGTTTAACCAAAGCACCCGAGCCATGCCCCAAGTGCGGGGCTGCTGGTGTTTCACGCGGTACTGTCGATAGGCATCTTGCTCACACACCTTACGGACAACGACCAACCAGATTGCTGCTGCGTATCCGTCGCTGGCGTTGTGCTTGCGGCTGTTTCTGGCATGAAGATACAAACAGTGCAGCACCTCCACGTTCAAAGCTTTCATATGGGGCGATACGCTGGGCATTAGCTGCCATCGTGCTGGATCATCTGTCGGTATCTCGTGTTGCGAGCCAGCTTGATGTTGCATGGCACACCGCTAATAATGCCATTATCAACGAAGGACGGCGCCTGCTTTTTAATGACTCGACACGTTTTGACGGTGTGACCGTGCTGGGCGTGGATGAGCATGTTTGGCGACATACACGCTGTGGTGACAAGTACGTCACCATCGTGGTTGACCTTACGCCCGTGCGTAACAAAAACGGGCCGGCCCGCTTGCTCGATGTGCTGGAAGGCCGCTCCAAACAAGCCTTTAAGCAATGGCTACAGAGTCGCCCCAAATCGTGGCGTGACCAGATCGAAAGCATTGCCATGGACGGTTTTACGGGGTTTAAATCTGCAGCGCAAGAAGCCCTGCCTCAAGCCCAAACCGTGCTGGATCCTTTCCATGTCGTGCGCTGGGCAAGCAACATGCTGGATGAATGCCGCCGGCGTGTGCAACACGACATCCTGGGCCGCAGAGGGCGTAAAAATGACCCGCTCTACAAAAGCCGTCGAACGCTACTGACTCGGATCAGCTACCTGTCTGACGCCAACAAAAAGCAACTGTTCCAGCTGTTTGCAGATGAGCACCACCTCGAAGTGGATTGCACCTGGAGCATGTACCAACGGGTGGTCAGCGCCTACAACGAGCCGGATCGAAAACGTGGTAAAAAACTCATGGAAGAGGTCATAAATATCATTACAGCCAGCGACTTGCCCAAAGCGCTCATCGAGGTGAAAGGCTTGGGGGAAACGCTGAAAAAATACGCTGAGAGCATCCTTGCCTACTTCGACCGGCCAGGAACCAGCAACGGTCCAACAGAAGCTATCAACGGGCGACTTGAGCACTTACGAGGTACCGCCTTGGGCTTTAGAAATTTAACCAATTACATAGCCAGGTGCTTGCTGAAGTCAGGAGGGTTTAGAAATCAGCTACACCCTTAA
- a CDS encoding MFS transporter, which produces MTTTTTITASPSSAASDTPQIPPGKALLAAFASTFGWALDLFDLFILLYVAPIIGRLFFPSDTPTLSLAAVYASFAVALLVRPLGSAIFGAYADKHGRKRALMVSMVGVGISTALFGALPTIHQVGILAPILFLVLRVIQGIFVGGIVASTHTIGTESISPRYRGLMSGLIGGAGAGMGALLASFTYLVLSEIFPGEEFDVWGWRFMFFCGLLSTFFGLVMFRYLDESPVWRQLQQARKTKGPAVVVVSPLKRLFGREYRAVMLVNLLITFGGGATYYLACGYLPTLLNVVAKVPHTQTSQLLMYGSVATIVGALAFGYLSDLIGRKKTFMLLGVINLVGLPMMFLGVADPGSLTRTALYCMGIGFMGGAIIAPILIFLNERFATELRASGTGLSWNIGFALGGTMPTFVSLVSGSPAQIPMVLAMFAVGLSVIYLIGSVVIPETQGKFK; this is translated from the coding sequence ATGACTACGACAACAACAATAACTGCATCACCCTCCAGCGCCGCTAGCGATACACCACAGATTCCACCGGGCAAGGCCTTGCTCGCGGCATTTGCCTCGACATTCGGCTGGGCGCTGGATTTGTTTGACCTGTTCATTCTGCTTTATGTGGCACCGATTATCGGCCGCCTGTTCTTCCCCTCGGACACCCCGACATTGTCGCTGGCCGCGGTATATGCCTCGTTCGCCGTGGCGTTGCTGGTGCGTCCGCTGGGCTCGGCGATCTTCGGCGCGTATGCCGACAAACACGGCCGCAAGCGTGCGTTGATGGTGTCGATGGTCGGCGTCGGTATTTCAACGGCACTGTTTGGCGCGTTGCCGACCATTCATCAGGTCGGCATATTGGCCCCGATACTGTTTTTGGTCTTGCGGGTGATTCAGGGCATTTTCGTGGGCGGCATCGTTGCCTCCACTCACACCATCGGCACCGAATCCATCTCGCCGCGCTATCGCGGCTTGATGTCCGGGTTGATCGGTGGCGCTGGTGCCGGCATGGGCGCGCTGTTGGCGTCATTCACTTATCTGGTGTTGTCTGAGATCTTTCCCGGGGAGGAATTTGACGTCTGGGGCTGGCGCTTCATGTTCTTCTGCGGCCTGCTCAGCACATTTTTCGGACTGGTGATGTTCCGTTACCTGGATGAAAGCCCGGTCTGGCGGCAACTGCAACAAGCCCGCAAAACCAAGGGGCCGGCGGTAGTGGTCGTGTCGCCACTCAAGCGTCTGTTCGGTCGCGAGTACCGCGCCGTGATGCTGGTCAATCTGCTGATTACATTCGGCGGCGGTGCCACGTATTACCTGGCCTGCGGGTATCTGCCGACATTGCTCAATGTGGTCGCCAAAGTGCCTCATACGCAGACTTCGCAGCTACTCATGTATGGGTCGGTGGCAACCATTGTCGGAGCACTGGCCTTCGGTTACCTGAGTGACCTGATCGGTCGCAAGAAGACCTTCATGCTGCTGGGTGTGATCAACCTGGTGGGCCTGCCGATGATGTTCCTTGGGGTAGCCGACCCGGGTTCGCTGACCCGCACTGCGCTGTATTGCATGGGCATAGGCTTCATGGGCGGGGCGATCATCGCGCCGATTCTGATCTTTCTCAACGAACGCTTTGCCACCGAGCTGCGAGCCAGCGGCACCGGATTGTCCTGGAACATCGGTTTCGCCCTCGGCGGAACCATGCCGACCTTTGTGTCCCTGGTCAGCGGCAGCCCGGCGCAGATCCCCATGGTGCTGGCGATGTTCGCCGTCGGTCTGTCGGTGATCTACCTGATCGGCAGCGTGGTGATTCCAGAAACCCAAGGCAAATTCAAATAA
- a CDS encoding XdhC family protein has product MRHLDVQVIDQALQWAREGQAQWLCTVLSTYGSAPRAPGAMLVTNGTGEHVGSLSGGCVEEEFLESLTRGELREPAQIVSYGDSVEQRHRLRLPCGGVLIVLVEHRAASLEWIAHLESLQAALLGQRRLLRHVDLSSGALRLDPDIGHGSERVQVVDEKVRISVGPALRLILAGLSPVAEFCASFARAIGCEVIACDPREEMLHVHLEGVEMQRVLPSMFIAARGCHAATAVVALTHDPRIDDLALMEAVHTPAFYIGAMGSQATSAKRAERLKRIGGLTDEQIARLHMPIGLDLGSKAPAEIALAVVADILRVYHGKERHAL; this is encoded by the coding sequence ATGCGTCATCTCGATGTTCAGGTGATCGACCAGGCACTGCAATGGGCTCGCGAAGGGCAGGCCCAGTGGCTGTGCACAGTGCTCTCCACCTATGGCTCGGCGCCGCGTGCGCCGGGTGCGATGCTGGTGACCAATGGCACAGGCGAACACGTCGGCTCGCTGTCGGGTGGCTGCGTCGAGGAGGAGTTTCTCGAAAGCCTGACGCGCGGTGAATTACGCGAACCGGCGCAGATCGTCAGTTATGGCGACAGCGTCGAGCAACGCCACCGTCTACGATTGCCCTGTGGCGGCGTGCTGATCGTGCTGGTCGAGCACCGCGCTGCCAGTCTCGAATGGATCGCCCACCTGGAGAGTCTGCAAGCAGCGCTGCTGGGTCAGCGTCGTCTGCTGCGTCACGTCGACCTGAGCAGTGGTGCCTTGCGCCTGGACCCGGACATCGGACACGGCAGCGAGCGGGTGCAAGTCGTCGACGAAAAGGTGCGTATCAGCGTTGGCCCGGCGTTACGACTGATTCTGGCGGGGCTCTCGCCGGTCGCCGAATTTTGCGCCAGTTTTGCCCGCGCCATCGGCTGCGAAGTCATCGCCTGCGACCCCCGGGAAGAGATGCTGCATGTACATCTCGAAGGCGTGGAGATGCAACGCGTGTTGCCCTCGATGTTCATTGCCGCCCGAGGTTGCCACGCAGCGACCGCGGTGGTGGCGTTGACTCACGATCCGCGAATCGATGATCTGGCGCTGATGGAAGCGGTGCACACCCCGGCGTTTTACATCGGCGCCATGGGCTCTCAGGCAACGTCGGCCAAGCGTGCCGAGCGGCTGAAACGCATCGGTGGTCTGACGGATGAACAGATCGCCCGTTTACACATGCCCATCGGCCTCGATCTGGGCAGCAAGGCCCCGGCGGAAATCGCTCTGGCGGTGGTGGCCGATATCCTGCGCGTTTATCACGGGAAAGAGCGCCATGCCTTGTAA